A window of Phycodurus eques isolate BA_2022a chromosome 5, UOR_Pequ_1.1, whole genome shotgun sequence contains these coding sequences:
- the fancf gene encoding Fanconi anemia group F protein: protein MEAALNNLSSTVELLAVAARSGDVRLWDLQSLSRAFHWACYCEHLFSKFHQNPKIRGIMEMQLQHTNNSLRAVFADYADLSFLDLSQCQHLLLTGLLNNPNLPLAIMKILFDTKTPATIKPGEYQDVTGLCSHIIQCKSAYKILNPLTGQSEAGVEVQGAMLMESLHALLSRGGEACRARRFLDAVLLGCKEAEHLCLVLAAALLTGGNAHAQIAPVDFLQDWLQQKHSLLQQMCFTLPTSLLKDLAKEHVKFRDMYCAVLKKWAVDMEYCVDEGKWVQSSTSPKVSFREVTEHFVVLLEACPTLRRTVEKELNDLKISDGDFDVRGLSVWGDLLTEIHKCQSQLDG, encoded by the coding sequence ATGGAGGCGGCGCTGAATAACTTGTCGAGTACGGTCGAGTTGCTGGCGGTGGCGGCGCGGAGTGGTGACGTTCGTCTCTGGGACCTGCAGTCTCTCTCTCGGGCTTTTCACTGGGCCTGCTACTGCGAGCACCTTTTCTCAAAGTTCCACCAAAATCCCAAGATAAGAGGGATTATGGAGATGCAACTGCAGCACACAAATAACAGTTTGCGAGCTGTCTTCGCTGACTACGCAGACCTCTCCTTTTTGGACCTGTCACAATGCCAGCACCTTTTGCTAACAGGGCTCCTGAACAACCCTAATCTCCCCCTCGCCATCATGAAGATACTTTTTGACACCAAAACGCCAGCAACCATCAAACCAGGAGAGTATCAGGATGTCACGGGGCTTTGCAGTCACATCATTCAATGCAAATCTGCTTATAAAATCTTAAATCCTCTCACGGGTCAGTCAGAAGCCGGTGTTGAGGTGCAGGGCGCCATGTTGATGGAGAGCCTTCACGCCCTGCTGAGCCGAGGAGGCGAAGCTTGCCGGGCGCGGCGTTTTCTTGACGCTGTCCTCCTGGGATGCAAAGAAGCAGAACATTTGTGTTTGGTCCTCGCTGCTGCTTTGCTGACTGGAGGAAATGCGCATGCACAAATCGCTCCAGTGGATTTTCTTCAGGACTGGCTCCAGCAAAAACACAGCCTGCTGCAGCAAATGTGCTTCACACTGCCTACATCTCTTCTAAAAGACCTGGCCAAAGAACATGTCAAATTTAGGGACATGTACTGCGCTGTTCTTAAAAAATGGGCTGTAGATATGGAGTACTGCGTCGATGAAGGCAAATGGGTGCAAAGCAGCACAAGTCCCAAAGTGTCTTTTCGGGAAGTGACTGAGCACTTTGTGGTCTTGCTGGAGGCATGTCCCACTTTGAGGAGAACTGTGGAAAAAGAGCTGAATGATTTGAAGATATCTGATGGAGACTTTGATGTCAGAGGACTAAGTGTGTGGGGAGATCTCTTAACAGAAATACACAAGTGTCAGTCGCAGCTTGATGGATAG